A window of Lacibacter sediminis contains these coding sequences:
- the tyrS gene encoding tyrosine--tRNA ligase — protein MHLIEELRWRGMIQDIMPGTEEQLKKEMTTAYIGFDPTADSLHIGSLVPILLLVHFQKAGHKPIALVGGATGMIGDPSGKSQERNLLDEATLNRNIAGVKAQLEKFLDFDTSKANAAEMANNYDWFKNISFIDFLRDTGKHITINYMMAKDSVKKRIESEVGLSYTEFAYQMMQGYDYYWLYENKNCKLQMGGSDQWGNITTGTELIRRKVNGEAFAFTCPLIKKADGTKFGKTEQGNVWLDATKTTPYQFYQFWLNASDADAEGWIKIFTFLDKEEVDGLIAAHTADPGKRILQKRLAEEVTNFVHGEEALKEAVATTEKLFANQTASAESLSVEDLEGMEGVVKFDFAADKLQEGIDVVSFLAETTIFPSKGEARKTVQGGGVSINRKKVEAIDMKIDASLLLHEKYLLVQKGKKNYYLVSAV, from the coding sequence ATGCATTTGATCGAAGAATTAAGATGGAGAGGGATGATCCAAGATATCATGCCAGGTACAGAGGAACAACTGAAAAAAGAGATGACCACGGCTTATATTGGCTTCGACCCTACTGCAGACAGTCTGCATATCGGGAGCCTGGTGCCGATCTTGCTGCTGGTTCATTTCCAAAAGGCTGGTCACAAACCCATTGCTTTGGTGGGTGGCGCTACAGGTATGATTGGTGATCCAAGCGGCAAAAGCCAGGAACGCAACCTGCTTGATGAAGCAACGTTAAACAGAAACATAGCAGGCGTAAAGGCACAATTGGAGAAATTTCTTGACTTTGATACTTCCAAAGCAAATGCTGCTGAAATGGCCAATAACTACGATTGGTTCAAAAATATTTCTTTCATCGATTTTTTGCGGGATACGGGTAAACATATCACCATCAACTACATGATGGCAAAGGACAGCGTTAAGAAACGTATTGAAAGTGAGGTTGGGCTAAGCTATACAGAGTTTGCTTACCAGATGATGCAGGGTTATGATTATTACTGGCTCTACGAAAATAAAAACTGCAAACTGCAAATGGGCGGCAGCGACCAGTGGGGAAATATAACTACAGGCACCGAACTCATACGTCGTAAGGTAAATGGCGAAGCATTTGCTTTCACTTGTCCGCTGATCAAGAAAGCTGATGGCACTAAGTTTGGCAAAACTGAACAGGGGAATGTGTGGTTAGATGCAACCAAAACAACGCCTTACCAATTCTACCAGTTCTGGTTAAACGCAAGTGATGCAGATGCTGAAGGCTGGATCAAAATTTTCACCTTCCTGGATAAAGAAGAAGTAGATGGTTTGATCGCTGCACATACAGCCGATCCGGGCAAGCGTATTCTCCAAAAAAGACTGGCAGAAGAAGTAACAAATTTTGTGCATGGTGAAGAAGCATTGAAGGAAGCAGTTGCCACTACAGAAAAACTATTCGCCAATCAAACAGCATCAGCCGAAAGTTTGAGTGTTGAAGATCTCGAAGGAATGGAAGGTGTGGTGAAGTTTGATTTTGCTGCAGATAAACTTCAGGAAGGTATTGATGTTGTTTCTTTCTTAGCAGAAACAACCATCTTTCCCAGTAAAGGTGAAGCACGTAAAACAGTACAAGGCGGCGGTGTAAGTATCAACCGTAAAAAAGTAGAAGCAATTGATATGAAGATTGATGCTTCTTTACTGCTTCATGAAAAATACCTGCTTGTACAGAAAGGAAAGAAAAATTATTATTTGGTATCTGCTGTTTAA